From Macaca mulatta isolate MMU2019108-1 chromosome 3, T2T-MMU8v2.0, whole genome shotgun sequence, the proteins below share one genomic window:
- the CDCA7L gene encoding cell division cycle-associated 7-like protein: protein MELATRYQIPKEVADIFNAPSDDEEFVGFRDDVPMETVSSEESCDSFDSLESGKQQDVRFHSKYFTEELRRIFIEDTDSETEDFAGFTQSDLNGTTNPEVMVVESDLSDDGKASLVSEEKEDEEEDKATSRRSRSRRSSIGLRVAFQFPTKKLANKPDKNSSSEQLFSSSRLQNEKETVLGRKKGRRQVMQREDSTSESEDDSRDESQESSDALLKRTMNIKENKAMLAQLLAELNSMPDFFPVRTPTSASRKKTVRRAFSEGQITRRMNPTRSARPPEKFALENFTVSAAKFAEEFYSFRRRKTISGGKCREYRRRHRISSFRPVEDITEEDLENVAITVRDKIYDKVLGNTCHQCRQKTIDTKTVCRNQGCCGVRGQFCGPCLRNRYGEDVRSALLDPDWVCPPCRGICNCSYCRKRDGRCATGILIHLAKFYGYNNVKEYLESLQKELVEDN from the exons ATCCCTAAAGAAGTGGCTGACATCTTTAACGCCCCCAGTGATGATGAAGAGTTTGTCGGCTTCCGAGATGATGTTCCCATGGAAACCGTCTCGTCAGAGGAGAGCTGCGATAGTTTTGACTCACTGGAGTCAGGGAAACAG CAGGATGTGCGCTTTCATTCCAAATACTTCACAGAAGAGCTAAGAAGAATTTTTATAGAGGACACTGACTCAGAGACTGAGGATTTTGCAGGATTTACGCAGAGTGATCTGAATGGAACGACTAATCCAGAAGTAATG GTCGTGGAGTCAGATTTGAGTGATGATGGCAAAGCATCTTTGGTGAGTGAGGaaaaggaagatgaagaagaagataAGGCTACCTCAAGAAGAAGTAGGTCTAGAAGAAGTAGTATTGGTCTTCGAGTAGCCTTTCAGTTCCCCACCAAGAAGCTGGCCAACAAACCAGATAAAAACAGTTCTTCCGAGCAGTTGTTTTCTAGCTCACGCttacagaatgagaaagaaacagtTCTTGGAAGAAAGAAAGGCCGTAGACAGGTGATGCAAAGGGAAGATTCTACCTCTGAGTCTGAGGACGACTCTCGGGATGAGAGCCAGGAGAGTTCGGATGCTCTGCTGAAAAGGACCATGAACATCAAGGAGAACAAAGCCATG CTTGCCCAGTTATTGGCGGAATTGAACTCAATGCCAGATTTCTTCCCAGTACGAACCCCGACCTCAGCTTCT aggaagaaaacagTGAGGCGAGCCTTCTCGGAGGGACAGATCACGCGGCGCATGAATCCGACCCGGAGTGCACGGCCTCCTGAGAAGTTTGCTCTAGAGAACTTCACTGTCTCAGCCGCCAAATTTGCAGAAGAGTTTTACAGCTTCCGAAGAAGGAAGACAATTAGTGGG GGGAAATGCCGGGAGTATAGACGACGTCACCGTATATCTTCTTTTCGGCCAGTGGAGGATATCACCGAAGAAGACTTAGAAAATGTTGCCATAACTGTTCGAGATAAAATCTATGATAAAGTTCtg GGTAACACGTGCCATCAGTGTCGCCAAAAGACCATTGACACCAAGACAGTGTGTCGGAACCAGGGTTGCTGTGGTGTGCGAGGACAGTTCTGTGGACCATGCCTGCGGAACCGCTATGGAGAGGATGTCAGGTCGGCGTTGCTGGACCCG GATTGGGTGTGTCCCCCCTGTCGTGGGATCTGCAATTGCAGCTACTGTCGGAAGCGTGACGGCCGCTGTGCCACAGGAATCCTCATTCATCTGGCCAAGTTTTATGGTTATAACAATGTTAAGGAATATCTGGAGAG CTTACAAAAGGAGCTGGTAGAAGACAATTAA
- the CDCA7L gene encoding cell division cycle-associated 7-like protein isoform X1: MELATRYQIPKEVADIFNAPSDDEEFVGFRDDVPMETVSSEESCDSFDSLESGKQQDVRFHSKYFTEELRRIFIEDTDSETEDFAGFTQSDLNGTTNPEVMVVESDLSDDGKASLVSEEKEDEEEDKATSRRSRSRRSSIGLRVAFQFPTKKLANKPDKNSSSEQLFSSSRLQNEKETVLGRKKGRRQVMQREDSTSESEDDSRDESQESSDALLKRTMNIKENKAMLAQLLAELNSMPDFFPVRTPTSASRKKTVRRAFSEGQITRRMNPTRSARPPEKFALENFTVSAAKFAEEFYSFRRRKTISGVLPVFTVQGKCREYRRRHRISSFRPVEDITEEDLENVAITVRDKIYDKVLGNTCHQCRQKTIDTKTVCRNQGCCGVRGQFCGPCLRNRYGEDVRSALLDPDWVCPPCRGICNCSYCRKRDGRCATGILIHLAKFYGYNNVKEYLESLQKELVEDN; this comes from the exons ATCCCTAAAGAAGTGGCTGACATCTTTAACGCCCCCAGTGATGATGAAGAGTTTGTCGGCTTCCGAGATGATGTTCCCATGGAAACCGTCTCGTCAGAGGAGAGCTGCGATAGTTTTGACTCACTGGAGTCAGGGAAACAG CAGGATGTGCGCTTTCATTCCAAATACTTCACAGAAGAGCTAAGAAGAATTTTTATAGAGGACACTGACTCAGAGACTGAGGATTTTGCAGGATTTACGCAGAGTGATCTGAATGGAACGACTAATCCAGAAGTAATG GTCGTGGAGTCAGATTTGAGTGATGATGGCAAAGCATCTTTGGTGAGTGAGGaaaaggaagatgaagaagaagataAGGCTACCTCAAGAAGAAGTAGGTCTAGAAGAAGTAGTATTGGTCTTCGAGTAGCCTTTCAGTTCCCCACCAAGAAGCTGGCCAACAAACCAGATAAAAACAGTTCTTCCGAGCAGTTGTTTTCTAGCTCACGCttacagaatgagaaagaaacagtTCTTGGAAGAAAGAAAGGCCGTAGACAGGTGATGCAAAGGGAAGATTCTACCTCTGAGTCTGAGGACGACTCTCGGGATGAGAGCCAGGAGAGTTCGGATGCTCTGCTGAAAAGGACCATGAACATCAAGGAGAACAAAGCCATG CTTGCCCAGTTATTGGCGGAATTGAACTCAATGCCAGATTTCTTCCCAGTACGAACCCCGACCTCAGCTTCT aggaagaaaacagTGAGGCGAGCCTTCTCGGAGGGACAGATCACGCGGCGCATGAATCCGACCCGGAGTGCACGGCCTCCTGAGAAGTTTGCTCTAGAGAACTTCACTGTCTCAGCCGCCAAATTTGCAGAAGAGTTTTACAGCTTCCGAAGAAGGAAGACAATTAGTGGG GTTCTGCCTGTGTTCACTGTGCAGGGGAAATGCCGGGAGTATAGACGACGTCACCGTATATCTTCTTTTCGGCCAGTGGAGGATATCACCGAAGAAGACTTAGAAAATGTTGCCATAACTGTTCGAGATAAAATCTATGATAAAGTTCtg GGTAACACGTGCCATCAGTGTCGCCAAAAGACCATTGACACCAAGACAGTGTGTCGGAACCAGGGTTGCTGTGGTGTGCGAGGACAGTTCTGTGGACCATGCCTGCGGAACCGCTATGGAGAGGATGTCAGGTCGGCGTTGCTGGACCCG GATTGGGTGTGTCCCCCCTGTCGTGGGATCTGCAATTGCAGCTACTGTCGGAAGCGTGACGGCCGCTGTGCCACAGGAATCCTCATTCATCTGGCCAAGTTTTATGGTTATAACAATGTTAAGGAATATCTGGAGAG CTTACAAAAGGAGCTGGTAGAAGACAATTAA
- the CDCA7L gene encoding cell division cycle-associated 7-like protein isoform X3, whose protein sequence is MELATRYQIPKEVADIFNAPSDDEEFVGFRDDVPMETVSSEESCDSFDSLESGKQDVRFHSKYFTEELRRIFIEDTDSETEDFAGFTQSDLNGTTNPEVMVVESDLSDDGKASLVSEEKEDEEEDKATSRRSRSRRSSIGLRVAFQFPTKKLANKPDKNSSSEQLFSSSRLQNEKETVLGRKKGRRQVMQREDSTSESEDDSRDESQESSDALLKRTMNIKENKAMLAQLLAELNSMPDFFPVRTPTSASRKKTVRRAFSEGQITRRMNPTRSARPPEKFALENFTVSAAKFAEEFYSFRRRKTISGGKCREYRRRHRISSFRPVEDITEEDLENVAITVRDKIYDKVLGNTCHQCRQKTIDTKTVCRNQGCCGVRGQFCGPCLRNRYGEDVRSALLDPDWVCPPCRGICNCSYCRKRDGRCATGILIHLAKFYGYNNVKEYLESLQKELVEDN, encoded by the exons ATCCCTAAAGAAGTGGCTGACATCTTTAACGCCCCCAGTGATGATGAAGAGTTTGTCGGCTTCCGAGATGATGTTCCCATGGAAACCGTCTCGTCAGAGGAGAGCTGCGATAGTTTTGACTCACTGGAGTCAGGGAAACAG GATGTGCGCTTTCATTCCAAATACTTCACAGAAGAGCTAAGAAGAATTTTTATAGAGGACACTGACTCAGAGACTGAGGATTTTGCAGGATTTACGCAGAGTGATCTGAATGGAACGACTAATCCAGAAGTAATG GTCGTGGAGTCAGATTTGAGTGATGATGGCAAAGCATCTTTGGTGAGTGAGGaaaaggaagatgaagaagaagataAGGCTACCTCAAGAAGAAGTAGGTCTAGAAGAAGTAGTATTGGTCTTCGAGTAGCCTTTCAGTTCCCCACCAAGAAGCTGGCCAACAAACCAGATAAAAACAGTTCTTCCGAGCAGTTGTTTTCTAGCTCACGCttacagaatgagaaagaaacagtTCTTGGAAGAAAGAAAGGCCGTAGACAGGTGATGCAAAGGGAAGATTCTACCTCTGAGTCTGAGGACGACTCTCGGGATGAGAGCCAGGAGAGTTCGGATGCTCTGCTGAAAAGGACCATGAACATCAAGGAGAACAAAGCCATG CTTGCCCAGTTATTGGCGGAATTGAACTCAATGCCAGATTTCTTCCCAGTACGAACCCCGACCTCAGCTTCT aggaagaaaacagTGAGGCGAGCCTTCTCGGAGGGACAGATCACGCGGCGCATGAATCCGACCCGGAGTGCACGGCCTCCTGAGAAGTTTGCTCTAGAGAACTTCACTGTCTCAGCCGCCAAATTTGCAGAAGAGTTTTACAGCTTCCGAAGAAGGAAGACAATTAGTGGG GGGAAATGCCGGGAGTATAGACGACGTCACCGTATATCTTCTTTTCGGCCAGTGGAGGATATCACCGAAGAAGACTTAGAAAATGTTGCCATAACTGTTCGAGATAAAATCTATGATAAAGTTCtg GGTAACACGTGCCATCAGTGTCGCCAAAAGACCATTGACACCAAGACAGTGTGTCGGAACCAGGGTTGCTGTGGTGTGCGAGGACAGTTCTGTGGACCATGCCTGCGGAACCGCTATGGAGAGGATGTCAGGTCGGCGTTGCTGGACCCG GATTGGGTGTGTCCCCCCTGTCGTGGGATCTGCAATTGCAGCTACTGTCGGAAGCGTGACGGCCGCTGTGCCACAGGAATCCTCATTCATCTGGCCAAGTTTTATGGTTATAACAATGTTAAGGAATATCTGGAGAG CTTACAAAAGGAGCTGGTAGAAGACAATTAA
- the CDCA7L gene encoding cell division cycle-associated 7-like protein isoform X2: MELATRYQIPKEVADIFNAPSDDEEFVGFRDDVPMETVSSEESCDSFDSLESGKQDVRFHSKYFTEELRRIFIEDTDSETEDFAGFTQSDLNGTTNPEVMVVESDLSDDGKASLVSEEKEDEEEDKATSRRSRSRRSSIGLRVAFQFPTKKLANKPDKNSSSEQLFSSSRLQNEKETVLGRKKGRRQVMQREDSTSESEDDSRDESQESSDALLKRTMNIKENKAMLAQLLAELNSMPDFFPVRTPTSASRKKTVRRAFSEGQITRRMNPTRSARPPEKFALENFTVSAAKFAEEFYSFRRRKTISGVLPVFTVQGKCREYRRRHRISSFRPVEDITEEDLENVAITVRDKIYDKVLGNTCHQCRQKTIDTKTVCRNQGCCGVRGQFCGPCLRNRYGEDVRSALLDPDWVCPPCRGICNCSYCRKRDGRCATGILIHLAKFYGYNNVKEYLESLQKELVEDN; encoded by the exons ATCCCTAAAGAAGTGGCTGACATCTTTAACGCCCCCAGTGATGATGAAGAGTTTGTCGGCTTCCGAGATGATGTTCCCATGGAAACCGTCTCGTCAGAGGAGAGCTGCGATAGTTTTGACTCACTGGAGTCAGGGAAACAG GATGTGCGCTTTCATTCCAAATACTTCACAGAAGAGCTAAGAAGAATTTTTATAGAGGACACTGACTCAGAGACTGAGGATTTTGCAGGATTTACGCAGAGTGATCTGAATGGAACGACTAATCCAGAAGTAATG GTCGTGGAGTCAGATTTGAGTGATGATGGCAAAGCATCTTTGGTGAGTGAGGaaaaggaagatgaagaagaagataAGGCTACCTCAAGAAGAAGTAGGTCTAGAAGAAGTAGTATTGGTCTTCGAGTAGCCTTTCAGTTCCCCACCAAGAAGCTGGCCAACAAACCAGATAAAAACAGTTCTTCCGAGCAGTTGTTTTCTAGCTCACGCttacagaatgagaaagaaacagtTCTTGGAAGAAAGAAAGGCCGTAGACAGGTGATGCAAAGGGAAGATTCTACCTCTGAGTCTGAGGACGACTCTCGGGATGAGAGCCAGGAGAGTTCGGATGCTCTGCTGAAAAGGACCATGAACATCAAGGAGAACAAAGCCATG CTTGCCCAGTTATTGGCGGAATTGAACTCAATGCCAGATTTCTTCCCAGTACGAACCCCGACCTCAGCTTCT aggaagaaaacagTGAGGCGAGCCTTCTCGGAGGGACAGATCACGCGGCGCATGAATCCGACCCGGAGTGCACGGCCTCCTGAGAAGTTTGCTCTAGAGAACTTCACTGTCTCAGCCGCCAAATTTGCAGAAGAGTTTTACAGCTTCCGAAGAAGGAAGACAATTAGTGGG GTTCTGCCTGTGTTCACTGTGCAGGGGAAATGCCGGGAGTATAGACGACGTCACCGTATATCTTCTTTTCGGCCAGTGGAGGATATCACCGAAGAAGACTTAGAAAATGTTGCCATAACTGTTCGAGATAAAATCTATGATAAAGTTCtg GGTAACACGTGCCATCAGTGTCGCCAAAAGACCATTGACACCAAGACAGTGTGTCGGAACCAGGGTTGCTGTGGTGTGCGAGGACAGTTCTGTGGACCATGCCTGCGGAACCGCTATGGAGAGGATGTCAGGTCGGCGTTGCTGGACCCG GATTGGGTGTGTCCCCCCTGTCGTGGGATCTGCAATTGCAGCTACTGTCGGAAGCGTGACGGCCGCTGTGCCACAGGAATCCTCATTCATCTGGCCAAGTTTTATGGTTATAACAATGTTAAGGAATATCTGGAGAG CTTACAAAAGGAGCTGGTAGAAGACAATTAA